The following proteins are co-located in the Candidatus Bipolaricaulota bacterium genome:
- the radC gene encoding DNA repair protein RadC has product MKTGFAGFADHEIVELLLTLAIPRRDVKQPAKELLRRFGSLRGILDAPLDELRKVKGIGEVAPVALRIIREAAVLYLQQKAETAGSMADPAYLYDFWRARLGGLRNEVFEVAYLDSSARLLRDGIERLETGTVDRANVYPRKVMEAALRKGAAALVFAHNHPGGDVTPSEQDKLITEALVLAATTLNIDVLDHLIVSADEVFSFRKEGLL; this is encoded by the coding sequence TTGAAGACCGGATTCGCTGGTTTTGCGGATCACGAGATCGTTGAACTGCTGTTGACACTTGCCATACCGAGAAGAGACGTCAAACAACCGGCAAAGGAGCTCCTCCGCCGGTTTGGGAGCCTGCGGGGAATACTGGATGCGCCGCTCGATGAGCTGCGAAAGGTAAAGGGGATCGGCGAGGTCGCGCCGGTGGCGCTGCGGATTATCCGCGAGGCGGCGGTTCTCTACTTGCAGCAGAAGGCGGAGACGGCCGGTTCGATGGCCGATCCGGCGTATCTGTATGATTTTTGGCGCGCCCGGTTAGGTGGTCTGCGCAACGAGGTGTTCGAGGTGGCTTATCTGGATTCCAGCGCGCGGCTCCTCAGGGACGGGATCGAACGCCTGGAGACGGGCACCGTCGACCGGGCGAACGTGTATCCGCGTAAGGTTATGGAGGCGGCTTTGCGCAAGGGTGCGGCCGCCCTTGTCTTCGCTCACAACCACCCAGGCGGCGATGTGACGCCTTCCGAACAGGACAAATTAATCACCGAAGCCCTTGTGCTTGCGGCCACTACTCTGAATATCGATGTTCTGGATCATCTCATCGTCTCTGCCGACGAGGTGTTCAGCTTCCGCAAGGAGGGACTGCTGTGA
- a CDS encoding MBL fold metallo-hydrolase — MRLLIYSKALYSTFVYYSPDRILFDAGEGVSSILANKAFAIKRVFLSHGHADHIAGLVGLVNIRNNAMGDKEKELTIYYPKGNYLISEMINFLSRTNRRLSYTLEWVPLEPGDRVELLQGQMPRYIEAFPTVHVPNEISLGYNIVEVRHRLRPELAGATQEEIVRIVREKGREAVSEHYEQRLFSYGGDSVPIKPAYVQGTEVLCHDTTFLDERDRKEYKHATLKEAIEVARAAGVQKELICLHISSRYKGKLKEISAASGYYDGLDFKVVLVPPGRIFTME, encoded by the coding sequence ATGAGGCTTTTGATCTACTCCAAGGCGCTTTACTCGACGTTCGTCTACTACAGTCCGGACCGGATCCTGTTCGACGCCGGGGAGGGGGTGAGCTCGATCCTGGCGAACAAGGCGTTCGCCATCAAGCGGGTCTTCCTCTCCCACGGCCATGCCGATCACATCGCCGGGCTGGTCGGGCTCGTCAACATCCGGAACAACGCGATGGGGGACAAGGAGAAGGAGCTCACGATCTACTATCCAAAGGGGAATTACCTCATCTCGGAGATGATCAACTTCCTCTCCCGCACCAACCGGAGGCTGAGCTACACCCTGGAATGGGTCCCGCTCGAGCCCGGAGACCGGGTCGAACTCCTCCAGGGCCAGATGCCCCGCTACATCGAGGCGTTCCCCACCGTGCACGTCCCGAACGAGATCTCGCTCGGGTACAACATCGTCGAGGTGCGCCACCGGCTCCGCCCGGAGCTCGCCGGTGCCACTCAGGAGGAGATCGTGCGCATTGTGCGGGAGAAGGGGAGGGAGGCGGTGAGCGAGCACTACGAGCAGCGCCTGTTCTCCTACGGCGGGGACTCCGTCCCGATCAAGCCGGCGTACGTGCAGGGGACCGAGGTCCTGTGCCACGACACCACCTTCCTCGACGAACGCGATCGCAAGGAGTACAAGCACGCCACGTTGAAGGAGGCGATCGAGGTCGCCCGTGCAGCAGGAGTGCAGAAGGAGCTCATCTGCCTGCACATCTCCAGCCGGTACAAGGGGAAGCTGAAGGAGATCAGCGCGGCGAGCGGTTATTACGACGGGCTCGACTTCAAGGTCGTGCTCGTCCCGCCCGGGCGGATATTCACCATGGAGTAA
- a CDS encoding UvrD-helicase domain-containing protein, with protein sequence MTGVADPILRAFPSLNDAQKEAISHTEGPVLIIAGPGSGKTLVLILRTMNLLLQGLAEPSQIMLCTFTEKAAFELRDRLSLTAKKLGYTGDLSTLLVGTIHSIANEFLLHYRHYTPLGNNYEVLDDLTQLLFIYEHFDEIIGSEENGRYLRHWTSRWAAIKRARDYFNKITEELVAPHKLQTSTDPFVSVLGRAYISYRDLLVEKNRIDFPHQQKLFLDLLDHPEAGPTIRNQIHYLMVDEYQDSNYIQERLYLSLMGKSGNVCVVGDDDQSLYRFRGATVRNILEFPERFSPCYISPPLSINYRSHRDIISAYNNSMDASARSNTS encoded by the coding sequence GTGACGGGAGTTGCAGACCCTATCCTGCGAGCATTCCCGTCCCTCAATGATGCACAGAAAGAGGCCATCAGCCACACGGAAGGGCCGGTACTGATCATCGCCGGGCCTGGATCCGGCAAAACCCTGGTGCTGATCCTCCGAACCATGAACCTGCTCCTTCAAGGCCTGGCCGAACCTTCCCAGATCATGCTCTGTACGTTCACCGAGAAGGCGGCGTTCGAGCTGCGGGACCGCCTTTCCCTCACCGCGAAGAAACTTGGTTATACCGGGGACCTTTCCACCCTTCTGGTGGGAACGATCCACAGCATCGCCAATGAGTTCCTCCTTCACTATCGGCACTACACGCCCCTGGGGAATAACTACGAAGTGCTCGATGATCTCACACAGCTCCTGTTCATCTACGAGCACTTCGATGAGATCATTGGATCGGAGGAGAACGGGCGCTATCTCAGACACTGGACGTCCCGCTGGGCCGCGATTAAACGGGCGAGGGACTACTTCAACAAGATCACCGAGGAATTGGTCGCCCCGCACAAGCTACAGACTTCCACCGATCCTTTCGTAAGCGTGCTGGGCCGTGCGTATATCTCCTACCGGGATCTACTGGTTGAGAAGAATCGCATCGATTTTCCCCATCAACAGAAGCTCTTCCTCGATCTGCTCGATCATCCTGAGGCAGGGCCGACGATTCGCAACCAGATTCATTACCTCATGGTCGACGAATACCAGGATTCCAACTACATCCAGGAGCGGCTTTATCTAAGCCTGATGGGGAAAAGCGGGAACGTTTGCGTCGTCGGTGATGACGATCAATCGCTGTATCGATTTCGCGGGGCTACCGTGCGCAACATCCTTGAGTTTCCAGAGCGGTTTTCTCCCTGCTATATCTCCCCGCCTCTGTCGATCAACTATCGTTCCCATCGCGACATCATCTCTGCCTACAACAACAGCATGGACGCAAGCGCTAGGAGCAACACGTCTTGA